The stretch of DNA TTTGGCGATAGATCCGCTGATGCTCGGACAGAGCCGGCACATGCATCCCGATCTCTGCGGCTACACTCTCGATACGCCAAACGCTGCTTTCTCGGGCTTGTTGATACAGTTTAGTGAATTCTTCCAACACAGAACCTGCGAAAATCGCGGTGAACGGCAGTTCCACATCGGTCTCCGTTTTGATCTTTGAGACCAATCGCATTGCTTTCAAGGAAGTCCCGCCGAGTTTAAAGAACTCATGCTGCAAACCGATGCTCGACTCCTCCAGATCAAGGACGTCCGCCCATAGTTTCGCGAGCAGGCGCTGGTCGTCCGTTTGTGGAGCAACAAACTCGATTTGGTTAGATGTATTCCTTTCGGGTACCGGGAGCGCTTTTCGATTGACTTTGCCGTTGAGGAGTAAAGGCAACACGTCCAAGTTCATCCAGTAGGCCGGCACCATGTGGCCAGGCAGGACAGACTGGATTGCAAGCTGCAACTCCGCCAATTCGATGCCCGGTTTCAACACCACATACGCACAGAGCTGCTTACCTTGCGACCTCCCCCATTGGCCAGCCACGACTACCGTTTCCCGCACCATCTCCGTGGTCAAGAGCGCGTGTTCGATCTCGCTCAATTCGATGCGCATGCCGTTGATCTTGACCTGATGATCTCTGCGCCCTAAGAATTCCAGAGTGCCATCCGCGAGTTCACGTACGAGATCACCTGTTTTATACATGCGTTTTCCCGGTTCCTCTGCGAACATGTCAGGCAAAAAGGCAGCTGCCGTCTTCACGGGGTCTCCCAGATATCCGCGGCCAACCCCTATCCCACCGACATACAACTCGCCGACAACGCCTCTGGGAACTTGATTCAACTGCTCATTAAGTACATAGAGCCGCATCCCCCGGATCGTTCCGCTAATTGGAATCGCAGAACGTTTCAGTGAAGCAACGTTCGGCACGAAATGATGGGTCACGTCATCCGAGCATTCTGTTGGGCCGTATGCGTTGATGATTGGGATGTCCGGGTAGAATCGGAACCATCGACGACAAAGCTCAGAGAGCAACTGTTCACCATTTAACATCATCCAGCGCAACGGCAATGTGCCTGTGGCGCCGCGTGACTCTTCGATCTCATCAAGCAACACGATCAGATGGCTCGGCACTGTTTCAAACACCGTGACGTCATGCGCGCGAATCTCCTCGAGTAGCGGCTTCGGCTGCCATGCTGTGACGCCTTTGAAAATAATGGTAGTTCCGCCAGCCACGAGTGCCGTGAGAAATTGCCAAACGGAAACGTCAAAACTCTGCGTCGCTGTTTCAGCTACTCTATCAAAGCTAGTGAGATTCAGATCGGTGACTTTCGCACGCAGATGATTAAGCATCCCTTGATGCTCTACCATCGCGCCTTTCGGTTTCCCAGTCGAACCTGAGGTAAAGATAACGTAGGCGAGGTTGGCCGGTACAACCGATATCCCAGGGTTTTCCGCCGAATGGCCGCTTTCCAGCAAATCTTCAATCAGAACAATTTGCACATTTTCACCGGCAATCGCACGGGCAACCTCTACGTATTGAGCTTCCGTGACGATCAAGCGGCTTTTGCTTTCCTCCAGGATCGTGCGAATCCGTTCATCCGGAAGGGCAGGGTCCACCGGCACGTAAGCTAGGGCTGACTTAAACACGCCAATCATTGAAGCGAGGAATTCAAGTTCGCGATCCAACCACAGCGTGACCAGTGCTTCTTCGGGCAGCCCTTGTTCGAGCAGGCCGTTAGCTACGCGATTCGCCCAAGCGTTCAGTTCGGAATAGGTGAGCGTACGATCCTCACAGATGGCCGCCATTGCATGCGGTGTTTGTCGCACCTGTTCTTCAAACACTTTAGTAAAGATAAGATCCTCTTCGGCCACCACTGGACCGTGATGTTTTGCTAGCGCCTTCGCTCGTTCCGTTTCATCCAAAAGCTGAATTGCGGCGATTTCCCGATCCGGATCTTCAATCAGCTGGCGAGTGATGAATTGAAAGTGCTGCACCATCTGTTGGATGGTTTCCGCTTTGAACAAGGAGGAGTTGTACTCCAAGCGGAACTGCATTTCGTTGTTCTCTTCCGTCATGTACAATTCAAGATCAAAGTTAGCCACTTCTCGCTCGAACGAGTAGGCACTGATCTTCAGATCTTGGAACTGCGACGCGGTTTTCTTCATATTGATCATTGAGAACATGACGTCAAAAAGCGGATTGCGGTTGATGTTTCTGGTGACGCCCGTTTTTTCGACTAACGTCTCAAACGGATAATCTTGTGAATCAATCGCCGAATGGACCGTTTCACGCAATTCCTTTATGTATGTTACGAATTTCTTCGAAGCCTCGGGCTGGCTGCGAAGGGCAATCGTGTTGACGAACAGCCCTACGAGTTCTTGCAACTTCGGGTGGCGTCGCCCGGCGATCGGAGAGCCGACCACGATATCGTTTTGTCCCGAATATTTAGCAAGCAAGATGGAGAGCACCCCGAGAAATAGTGTATAATCGGTCACGCTACATTGCTTGGCCAGACGTTTGAGTGATTCCGTGTCTTGCCGAGAAAAAGCAAATTCATGATGAGCTCCCACAGGGGCTAGAATGTCCGGGCGCGGAAAGTCGGTAGGCAAATCCAGAATGGGCACGTCCGATGCAAACATGTTTAGCCAAAACTTCTCTTGCTTTTTCACCGCTTCCGATGCAAACCATTGCTCTTGCCAAACGGCATAATCCCGGTATCGCAATTGCAGAGGCGGAAGTACCACCTCATTGTAGAACGCCATCAAATCACGCAAGATGACTTGTAGAGAGGTGCCATCTGCTATGATGTGGTGGACATCAAGAAGCAGAAGATGGCGGTCAGTGCCTACTTCCGCCAGCGCAATGCGGGCCAGCGACGGCTTAGCAAGATCGAAGGGACGACTGAAGCGTTTCATCAGTTCCTGGATTTCCTTTTCCTCGACCTCCACATACTGTATCGGAATCGAAACGTCCAGATCCGTAAATTGAACGATCTCTTGATCGACCATGCGAACCCCGGTCCTGAGGCACTCATGGCGTTCGACCAGTTGATTCACCGCCGTTTGAAAACGCTGAGTGTCAACCTCCCCTTCAATGTACATGGCGAGCGGAAGGTTGTAGGCGACCGATTGTGAGTCCATCTGGTGCAAAAGGAACATTCTTTTTTGTGCAAAGGAAGCCGGATAGTACGGGCGGTCCGCTATCCTTGCGATTTCATAGTCGCCTCGATTTACGCCCGTCGCTTGTTTTGCGACAGGCTCTCCGGACTGCTTTGGGGCAGTCTGGTTCATGAGTTTTTTTAAAAGTTGAGATTTCGCCGTGTCACTCGTAGTTTTCATTACTCATTCACTCCGATCAAGAGAGTCGCTAGCGTTTGTTGTACCTCTTCCGCCTCTTCTTCCGTCAATGTATCGAGCTTATCCAAAACTTGGGATGCCAAGCTTCCGATCGTTGGGGATTCAAAGAGGTTACTCACCGACACTTCCACTTTGAAAATCGACTTAATGCGTCCGAGCAGTTGAATGCCCATGAGGGAGTTGCCTCCAAGCTCGAAAAAATCGTCTTCCCGACCGATTGGACTGACCTGGAAGAGATCTTGCCAGATCTCGGCAATAATCATCTCCAGTTCGTTTTCCGGTTCGACATAATCATTTTTGATATTGCGTCGCTCTTGGTACGCTTTCGGTTTGGCAACGGGCGCCTGTTCCGCATGACGCACCGGCATCGAAGCGCCCGCGTTCAGGCTGTATGTCTGCCGATCGAACGAGTAAAGCGGGAGATCTACTTTGACTCGGGTCTCTTCGTTATAAAGGGAGGACCAGTCCATCTGAAGGCCGGCCGACCACAAGGTACCGAGGGCTCCCATTAGGCGGGCGGCATCTCCCTGCTTCTCGCGAACAGACGGCAAGACAGGTACCGCCGAAGCGTTCTTTAGGGTTTGCCGAGCCAACGAGGTCAGTACTTGTCCAGGTCCGACCTCGACAAAATGCGTGAAGCCTTCGCCTTCCAAAAACTCGATCATCGAAGCGAACCGCACAGCTTCTCGCAGGTGTAGGGCCCAATACTGCGAGGAGCAGGCTTGCTCTTGCGTGATCCACGTTCCCGTCACATTGGACAGAAACGGTTTCGCAGGCGGTGTAAGGCGAATACCGCGAACCAATTCGGTAAACGACGCCAAAATTGGTTCCATCATCGCGGAGTGAAACGCGTGCGACGTATGGAGCATCGTCGAGCTGATGCCTTCAGCTTCAAGCGAAGCCTTGAACGCTTCTACCGCAGTAGTCGGTCCGGAAACCACACAGCTGCTTTTACTGTTGATCGCAGCGATATCAAGGTCCAGATGCTGGTTCAATCGCGGCAATAAATCGTGTTCCGCCAAAGCAACTGACAGCATCGACCCTCTCGGTAATCCTTGCATCAAACGCCCACGATGCGTCACCAGTGCCAGCGCGTCTTGCAATGACATAACGCCGGCCAGTGTCGCCGCCACGTATTCTCCGATGCTATGCCCAAGCATCGCGGCCGGTTCCATCCCCCAGGACAGCAGCAGCCGGGCCAAGGAATACTCTACAACGAAGAGGGCCGGTTGCGCGATGGCAGTGTTCCTCAATTCTGCCGCCGCTTTCTCCTCTTCTTCAGGCTCTGCGAAAATCAAACGTTTGATGTCTTGTCCCTCCAAGTGCGGACGCAGCATATCACAGCACGCATCAAACTCGCGCCTGAAAGTCGGTTCGGAAGCGTAGATCTCGCGTGCCATTCCCACATGTTGAGAGCCTTGTCCGCTGAACATCCAAACCATCTGCGACGCCTGATCGGCCGCCTCAAGGCGCTGGGATCCGTCGGCTAGTTGCGCGATCGCTTCCTCGACAGTACGGCCTACAACCGCTCGACGATATTCGAATTCCCGGCGGCCCGTTTGCAAGGTAAATGCAACGTCAGCCAGATCGGTATCTTTGTTCGTTTCCAAAAACTTTTGAAGCTCTAAAGCGTAGCGCAAGACTGAATCTTTTGTCTTGGCCGAGATCATCAAAGTATGCGCGCGACGCTGCGATGGTGTGCTTTTGACAGGAGTCGGCGCTTCCGATAGCACCATATGGACGTTGGTGCCTCCGATCCCAAAGGAGCTAATCCCGGCAAAACGCGTGTCTTGGCCGATTTTCCACGGAGCGATTCGCGTATTAACGAAAAAGGGGCTGTGCTCAAAGTCGATATTCGGATTCGGCGTTGAATAATGAAGACTCGCCGGGATGCACTCGTTTTTAAGCGACAACGCCACTTTGATCAAGCCGGCAATGCCGGCAGCCGAATTTAAATGCCCCAAGTTGCTTTTCAACGAACCGATCGCGCAATAACCGACACGATCCGTATGCTGCCGAAATGCTTTGGTCAAAGCAGTGATCTCGATTGGATCACCGAGCGGCGTCCCCGTGCCGTGCGCCTCTACATAAGAAATCTCGCTCGGATCGACACCCGCTATGTACAACGCTTCGCTGATCACGGCCGCCTGCTTGTCGACGCTAGGAGCCGTATAGCCGATCTTTTCCGATCCGTCATTGTTGATCGCACTACCGCGAATCACCGAATAGATGCGGTCATTGTCTTCGATCGCGTCTTCCAAGCGCTTCAACAAAACGACGCCAACGCCGGTACCTTCGACCGTCCCTTCGGCTTTCGCATCAAACGGGCGGC from Paenibacillus sophorae encodes:
- a CDS encoding non-ribosomal peptide synthetase, with translation MKTTSDTAKSQLLKKLMNQTAPKQSGEPVAKQATGVNRGDYEIARIADRPYYPASFAQKRMFLLHQMDSQSVAYNLPLAMYIEGEVDTQRFQTAVNQLVERHECLRTGVRMVDQEIVQFTDLDVSIPIQYVEVEEKEIQELMKRFSRPFDLAKPSLARIALAEVGTDRHLLLLDVHHIIADGTSLQVILRDLMAFYNEVVLPPLQLRYRDYAVWQEQWFASEAVKKQEKFWLNMFASDVPILDLPTDFPRPDILAPVGAHHEFAFSRQDTESLKRLAKQCSVTDYTLFLGVLSILLAKYSGQNDIVVGSPIAGRRHPKLQELVGLFVNTIALRSQPEASKKFVTYIKELRETVHSAIDSQDYPFETLVEKTGVTRNINRNPLFDVMFSMINMKKTASQFQDLKISAYSFEREVANFDLELYMTEENNEMQFRLEYNSSLFKAETIQQMVQHFQFITRQLIEDPDREIAAIQLLDETERAKALAKHHGPVVAEEDLIFTKVFEEQVRQTPHAMAAICEDRTLTYSELNAWANRVANGLLEQGLPEEALVTLWLDRELEFLASMIGVFKSALAYVPVDPALPDERIRTILEESKSRLIVTEAQYVEVARAIAGENVQIVLIEDLLESGHSAENPGISVVPANLAYVIFTSGSTGKPKGAMVEHQGMLNHLRAKVTDLNLTSFDRVAETATQSFDVSVWQFLTALVAGGTTIIFKGVTAWQPKPLLEEIRAHDVTVFETVPSHLIVLLDEIEESRGATGTLPLRWMMLNGEQLLSELCRRWFRFYPDIPIINAYGPTECSDDVTHHFVPNVASLKRSAIPISGTIRGMRLYVLNEQLNQVPRGVVGELYVGGIGVGRGYLGDPVKTAAAFLPDMFAEEPGKRMYKTGDLVRELADGTLEFLGRRDHQVKINGMRIELSEIEHALLTTEMVRETVVVAGQWGRSQGKQLCAYVVLKPGIELAELQLAIQSVLPGHMVPAYWMNLDVLPLLLNGKVNRKALPVPERNTSNQIEFVAPQTDDQRLLAKLWADVLDLEESSIGLQHEFFKLGGTSLKAMRLVSKIKTETDVELPFTAIFAGSVLEEFTKLYQQARESSVWRIESVAAEIGMHVPALSEHQRIYRQNSQMPLSVVFNMPYRSVVEGELDTERAEAAFQAVCDRHWIMKANVILDESEGLIFMSNPSAAIEFHSGYTNDEEVAENWRQFVRPFALDQEPMFRMQVLTVNPRRHYIFFDNHTISADFTSKELILREFVSLYLGQPLEPVGMHYPEYIRHRLARAESAAALAQKTEWESEFAQGAKRLRSPEASCLAEVRPETGKRLTLHLEESLLSKIVALSKTYGVSEYNICQAAFTLALSKQFGQDEFFLLSLVTDRDKPGFDQIVGLLFDTIPIPQQVAAECTVAELLAQTQQNSRQAYTKRDYPAIQMYEEQAEQDGGWSDGYFDTTMVWVENNSFDFNKVGFSVREIRDDDDIMMRFDLRLEAYRGESSLMLVLEYRRRLFFAATADRILEQILSGLEFIANHPSEKLSIWRRPHA
- a CDS encoding type I polyketide synthase is translated as MSQENHENSIAIVGLSGYFPKARNTQEFWQRLITETECITRLTDEELLADGEDPELLGHPNYVRAKGIIDDPEAFDAGFFGISPAEATMVDPQHRLFLECCWSAIEDAGMNLDTESRAIGVFGAGGMSTYLLHNLTQNPRLLRENDSYQLMLGNDKDYIATRVSFKLNLSGPSISVQTACSSSLVAVHMACQSLLNGECDMALAGGASVSFPHKRGYVYQKGMVLSSDGHCRPFDAKAEGTVEGTGVGVVLLKRLEDAIEDNDRIYSVIRGSAINNDGSEKIGYTAPSVDKQAAVISEALYIAGVDPSEISYVEAHGTGTPLGDPIEITALTKAFRQHTDRVGYCAIGSLKSNLGHLNSAAGIAGLIKVALSLKNECIPASLHYSTPNPNIDFEHSPFFVNTRIAPWKIGQDTRFAGISSFGIGGTNVHMVLSEAPTPVKSTPSQRRAHTLMISAKTKDSVLRYALELQKFLETNKDTDLADVAFTLQTGRREFEYRRAVVGRTVEEAIAQLADGSQRLEAADQASQMVWMFSGQGSQHVGMAREIYASEPTFRREFDACCDMLRPHLEGQDIKRLIFAEPEEEEKAAAELRNTAIAQPALFVVEYSLARLLLSWGMEPAAMLGHSIGEYVAATLAGVMSLQDALALVTHRGRLMQGLPRGSMLSVALAEHDLLPRLNQHLDLDIAAINSKSSCVVSGPTTAVEAFKASLEAEGISSTMLHTSHAFHSAMMEPILASFTELVRGIRLTPPAKPFLSNVTGTWITQEQACSSQYWALHLREAVRFASMIEFLEGEGFTHFVEVGPGQVLTSLARQTLKNASAVPVLPSVREKQGDAARLMGALGTLWSAGLQMDWSSLYNEETRVKVDLPLYSFDRQTYSLNAGASMPVRHAEQAPVAKPKAYQERRNIKNDYVEPENELEMIIAEIWQDLFQVSPIGREDDFFELGGNSLMGIQLLGRIKSIFKVEVSVSNLFESPTIGSLASQVLDKLDTLTEEEAEEVQQTLATLLIGVNE